The following coding sequences are from one Patagioenas fasciata isolate bPatFas1 chromosome 23, bPatFas1.hap1, whole genome shotgun sequence window:
- the LOC136111247 gene encoding protein-arginine deiminase type-1-like codes for MPQRHVVQMSTSHASYTVCVLGTEVFLDTRRCTPKAAVSFDVYATSAVTVHIIHNPTTKPMMNSRWPLDPDIEVAVTVGVTSTAVNDNKVKISYYGQEDNELSVAWLYLTCVDVSLDVDLNRNGRVKSRGKDKAKWTWGPDGQGAVLLVNCDRDSPGAVGTDSGQVDIRTTADLQDMSLMLLRTQGPNAIFAEYQVVLHVSETDADKVRVFHALRTDSHPHYKPVLGPDKLSYVLDHVGSGENIFYVEGLAFPDVGFSGLVSFSASLLEVPHQNAPGTPIFTDTVVFRVAPWIMTPNTQQPLEVFVCSIQQGSDSNEAFLEGLRALLKKANCKLTICSEVETRSDRWIQDELEFGYVEAPHKAFPVVFDSPRNRGLKDFAFKKILGPDFGYVTRESPGREVTSLDSFGNLDVSPPVTVRGKEYPLGRILIGSPLPWAAGRRMSKAVRAFLYAQKVQAPVEVYSEWLTVGHVDEFLTFVPAYDRKGFRLLLASPNACYKLFKEVQWQGHGEATQLVGLKGIKRRSIDEILADASLKNDNRHVQRCIDWNRDLLKQELGLSEQDIIDIPQLFILKGTHADAFFPNMVNMLVLGKHLGIPKPFGPKVGGQCCLEQRVRELLEPLGLTCTFINDFFSYHLLSGDVHCGTNVRRKPFTFKWWHVVP; via the exons ATGCCTCAACGTCATGTTGTGCAGATGTCCACCAGCCATGCCAGCTACACCGTCTGCGTGTTGGGTACCGAGGTCTTCCTCGATACACGCCG ATGTACCCCCAAAGCTGCCGTATCCTTCGATGTCTATGCCACCTCTGCGGTGACCGTCCACATCATCCACAACCCCACGACAAAACCCATGATGAACTCCAGGTGGCCCCTGGATCCTGATATAGAGGTTGCAGTGACCGTCGGTGTCACCAGCACAGCCGTCAATGACAATaag GTGAAGATTTCGTACTATGGCCAGGAAGACAATGAGCTTTCGGTGGCTTGGTTGTACCTCACCTGCGTAG ACGTGTCCCTGGACGTGGACTTGAACCGTAACGGCAGAGTGAAGAGCAGAGGGAAGGACAAG GCCAAGTGGACGTGGGGTCCAGATGGACAAGGCGCTGTGCTGCTGGTCAACTGTGACCGGGACAGCCCTGGCGCGGTGGGGACGGACAGCGGGCAGGTGGACATACGGACCACTGCAG ACCTTCAGGACATGTCACTCATGCTGCTGCGGACTCAAGGTCCCAATGCTATCTTTGCCGAGTACCAGGTGGTTCTGCACGTCTCCGAGACAGACGCAGATAAAGTGCGGGTTTTCCACGCTCTCC GGACTGACTCACACCCCCACTACAAACCCGTGTTGGGGCCGGACAAGCTCTCCTACGTGCTGGACCATGTCGGTAGTGGAGAAAACATCTTCTACGTTGAAGGGTTGGCTTTCCCCGATGTGGGCTTCTCCGGGTTGGTTTCTTTCAGCGCCAGCTTGCTGGAGGTTCCCCATCAG AATGCACCGGGCACCCCGATTTTCACAGATACGGTGGTTTTCCGTGTGGCACCATGGATAATGACACCCAACACGCAGCAGCCTCTGGAGGTTTTTGTCTGCAG CATCCAGCAGGGTTCTGACTCCAACGAAGCCTTTCTGGAAGGACTCCGGGCCCTGCTGAAGAAAGCCAACTGCAAACTGACCATCTGCTCAGAGGTGGAAACCCGCAGTGACCGCTGGATCCAG GACGAGCTGGAGTTCGGCTATGTGGAAGCGCCGCACAAGGCCTTCCCTGTCGTCTTCGACTCACCCAGGAACCGAGGCTTGaaggattttgcttttaaaaagatcCTG GGCCCCGATTTCGGCTACGTGACCCGTGAGTCCCCTGGGAGAGAAGTCACCAGCCTCGATTCCTTCGGCAACCTGGATGTCAGCCCGCCGGTGACGGTGCGAGGGAAGGAGTATCCCCTGGGCCGGATCCTGATCGGCAGCCCCCTGCCTTG ggccGCCGGCCGGCGCATGTCCAAGGCCGTCAGGGCTTTTCTTTACGCCCAGAAAGTGCAGGCGCCGGTGGAGGTTTACTCGGAGTGGCTGACCGTGGGCCACGTGGATGAATTCCTCACCTTCGTCCCTGCTTATGACAGGAAG GGTTTCCGTCTCCTCTTGGCCAGCCCCAACGCCTGCTACAAGCTCTTCAAGGAGGTGCAGTGGCAGGGCCATGGTGAAGCCACGCAGCTCGTTG GGCTGAAGGGCATCAAGAGGAGAAGCATTGACGAGATCCTGGCAGATGCATCGTTGAAAAATGACAACCGGCACGTGCAG CGCTGCATTGACTGGAACCGCGACCTCCTGAAGCAGGAGCTGGGCCTGAGCGAGCAGGACATCATCGACATCCCCCAGCTCTTCATCCTCAAGGGCACCCACGCGGACGCCTTCTTCCCGAATATG GTGAACATGCTGGTGCTGGGCAAACACCTGGGCATCCCCAAACCCTTTGGCCCGAAGGTGGGTGGGCAGTGCTGCCTGGAGCAGCGAGTGCGGGAGCTGCTGGAGCCCCTGGGACTCACCTGCACCTTCATCAATGATTTTTTCTCCTACCACCTCCTCTCCGGTGACGTCCACTGCGGCACCAACGTCCGGCGTAAACCCTTCACCTTCAAATGGTGGCACGTGGTGCCCTGA